A stretch of the Perca flavescens isolate YP-PL-M2 chromosome 10, PFLA_1.0, whole genome shotgun sequence genome encodes the following:
- the psmd10 gene encoding 26S proteasome non-ATPase regulatory subunit 10, with protein sequence MEGSVSNVEVCNFAYTGQFEKLKECILSDKTLACKTDQDCRSALHWACSAGHTDIVEFLLDLGVEVNLPDDALWTPLHIAASAGREDIVRSLISKGAQLNSVNQNGCTPLHYAASKDRYEIALLLLESGADPNVTDKYQSTPLHRASAKGNHRLIQLLLKHSASTNIQDSQGNTPLHLACDEERVEAAKVLVEYGASIYIENKEEKTPLQVAKGGLGNILRRIVEG encoded by the exons aTGGAGGGTTCTGTATCAAATGTGGAGGTCTGTAATTTCGCTTACACGGGACAGTTTGAGAAATTAAAAGAGTGCATTCTGTCAGATAAGACACTCGCCTGCAAAACGGACCAG GACTGTAGAAGCGCCCTTCACTGGGCTTGTTCTGCTGGACACACCGACATTGTGGAGTTTCTGCTCGATCTGGGAGTTGAAGTGAATCTGCCAGATGAT GCTTTATGGACCCCTCTTCACATTGCAGCATCTGCAGGCAGAGAAGACATAGTGAGATCTCTAATATCCAAAGGAGCTCAGCTAAATTCAGTTAATCAAAATGGATGCACCCCTCTGCACTATGCCGCCTCTAAAGACAGATATGAG ATTGCCCTGCTGTTGTTGGAAAGCGGAGCAGACCCCAATGTCACCGACAAGTATCAGTCCACTCCCCTTCACAGAGCGTCTGCCAAGGGCAACCACCGCCTCATCCAGCTGCTTCTCAAACACAGTGCCTCAACCAACATCCAGGACTCACAGGGCAACACACCACT CCACCTTGCGTGTGATGAGGAGCGTGTGGAAGCAGCCAAGGTGCTGGTGGAATATGGGGCCAGCATCTACATTGAGAACAAGGAGGAGAAGACCCCCCTCCAGGTAGCCAAGGGTGGTCTGGGCAACATTCTTCGTCGGATTGTGGAGGGATGA
- the nxt2 gene encoding NTF2-related export protein 2, giving the protein MANTLDFRTHADQSCRYSEEFVNIYYDCVDKKRRNLTRLYLDKATLVWNGNVVSGQHALGEFFESLPSSEFQVQTLDCQPVHEQATQGQTTLLVVTGGTVKFEGNKQRFFNQNFLLTAQATPNNDQPVWKIASDCFRFQDWNS; this is encoded by the exons ATGGCAAACACGTTG GATTTCAGGACCCATGCCGACCAGTCATGCAGATATTCCGAAGAATTTGTCAACATTTATTACGACTGCGTGGATAAAAAAAGGAGG AACTTGACCCGGCTTTACCTGGACAAAGCGACTTTGGTGTGGAATGGGAACGTGGTGTCAGGACAGCATGCTCTGGGCGAGTTTTTTGAGTCGTTGCCTTCGAGCGAGTTCCAAGTTCAAACACTGGATTGTCAGCCAGTTCACG AGCAAGCAACCCAAGGCCAGACTACACTGCTCGTGGTGACTGGTGGGACAGTCAAGTTTGAGGGGAACAAACAGCGTTTCTTCAACCAGAACTTTCTTCTGACAGCTCAGGCTACACCCAACAACGACCAGCCCGTTTGGAAGATTGCTAGTGACTGTTTCCGATTTCAAGACTGGAATAGCTGA